From a single Gammaproteobacteria bacterium genomic region:
- a CDS encoding glycosyltransferase family 4 protein: MKIAIVCDWLVTLGGAEKLIGQLLQCYPNADLFSVIDFFPKEERALLLNKQIKTTFIQKLPLAKTHYRTYLPLMPLAIEQLDLSDYDLIISSSHAVAKGILTGPQQLHISYIHSPMRYAWDLQHQYLKETGLDRKPQGMLARYFLHRLRLWDLRSANSVDYFVANSNFIAQRVMKTYRRESTVIYPPINLDAFEVHEEKENFYLTASRFVPYKRIDLIVESFRAMPDKKLIVIGDGPDFKKIQAKAPSNVSLLGYQDQPTLVHYLKRAKAFIFAAFEDFGLVPLEAQACGTPVIAYGKGGALETVRGLKHAYPTGLFFAEQTPASILEAVKAFEDNPSRFTPAHCRENAKQFSQTNFQKQFKQFVSEKCVKMGLPTPN; this comes from the coding sequence ATGAAAATAGCAATTGTTTGCGATTGGTTGGTCACTCTAGGTGGTGCAGAAAAACTCATCGGCCAATTATTGCAATGCTATCCCAATGCAGATCTCTTTTCTGTCATTGATTTTTTTCCTAAGGAAGAACGAGCATTACTGCTCAATAAACAAATTAAAACCACTTTTATTCAAAAATTACCCTTAGCTAAAACCCATTATCGTACTTATCTACCGCTTATGCCGCTTGCTATCGAACAGTTAGACTTGTCCGATTATGATTTAATCATTTCAAGTTCCCATGCGGTAGCAAAAGGTATTTTAACCGGACCCCAACAGTTGCATATCAGTTATATTCATTCGCCCATGCGATATGCGTGGGATTTACAGCATCAGTATTTAAAAGAAACCGGCTTAGATCGAAAGCCGCAAGGTATGCTGGCGCGTTATTTTTTACATCGGTTGCGACTTTGGGATTTAAGAAGCGCCAATAGCGTCGATTATTTTGTTGCCAATTCCAACTTCATTGCCCAACGTGTGATGAAAACGTATCGGCGCGAATCGACCGTTATTTACCCCCCGATTAATTTGGATGCGTTTGAAGTTCATGAAGAAAAAGAAAACTTTTATCTGACAGCTTCACGTTTTGTACCCTATAAACGCATTGACTTAATTGTTGAAAGTTTCCGAGCAATGCCTGACAAGAAATTAATTGTGATTGGCGATGGCCCTGATTTTAAAAAAATCCAGGCGAAAGCGCCCTCCAATGTATCCTTACTGGGTTATCAAGACCAACCCACCCTAGTGCACTATTTAAAGCGCGCTAAAGCTTTTATTTTTGCAGCCTTTGAGGATTTTGGTTTAGTCCCACTTGAAGCACAAGCATGCGGTACGCCCGTCATTGCTTATGGGAAAGGTGGCGCACTTGAAACAGTACGCGGATTAAAGCACGCCTATCCAACCGGTCTATTTTTTGCAGAACAAACTCCTGCATCCATCTTAGAAGCTGTTAAAGCGTTCGAAGATAATCCTTCTCGCTTCACGCCTGCCCATTGCCGAGAGAATGCCAAACAATTTTCTCAAACCAACTTTCAAAAACAATTCAAACAATTCGTTAGCGAGAAATGCGTCAAGATGGGATTACCGACTCCCAATTAA
- a CDS encoding adenosylhomocysteinase: MQARNSNMENDYKVADISLAAWGRKEIEIAETEMPGLMALRAMYKGKFPLKGARIAGCLHMTIQTAVLIETLIDLGATVRWSSCNIFSTQDHAAAAMAEAGVPVFAWKGETEEEYWWCVKQTIAGNPDWQPNMILDDGGDLTVIMHDEYPDLIKNIKGISEETTTGVHRLYEMQKQGVLKAPAMNVNDSVTKSKFDNLYGCRESLVDGIKRATDVMIAGKVVIVCGYGDVGKGCAQSLRALGATVMITEIDPICALQAAMEGYRVVTLEEAAPLANIFVTATGNMSVITHDHIMQMKNEAIICNIGHFDSEIDIASLRQYPWENIKPQVDHVILPNGRRIIVLAEGRLVNLGCATGHPSFVMSTSFTNQVLAQMELWQNHDNYPLGVYILPKQLDEMVARLHLDKLDAKLTQLTDAQAKYLNIDKKGPYKPDYYRY, encoded by the coding sequence ATGCAAGCAAGGAATTCCAATATGGAAAATGATTACAAAGTTGCTGACATTTCGTTAGCGGCGTGGGGCAGGAAAGAAATTGAAATTGCCGAAACTGAAATGCCAGGCTTAATGGCTCTACGTGCGATGTATAAAGGAAAGTTTCCCTTAAAAGGTGCACGCATTGCTGGCTGTTTACATATGACTATTCAAACAGCTGTGCTGATCGAAACACTCATTGATCTTGGCGCAACCGTTCGCTGGTCTTCATGTAATATTTTTTCGACACAAGATCATGCAGCAGCAGCTATGGCTGAAGCCGGCGTGCCCGTATTTGCATGGAAAGGTGAAACAGAAGAAGAATATTGGTGGTGTGTAAAGCAAACTATTGCTGGTAACCCCGATTGGCAACCCAATATGATTTTAGATGATGGCGGTGATTTAACCGTAATCATGCATGATGAATATCCTGACCTTATTAAAAATATCAAAGGTATTTCAGAAGAAACTACCACGGGTGTGCATCGTTTATATGAAATGCAAAAACAAGGTGTATTGAAAGCGCCTGCCATGAATGTCAATGATTCAGTGACCAAATCTAAGTTTGATAATTTATATGGCTGCCGTGAATCCTTAGTTGATGGCATTAAACGTGCAACTGATGTCATGATTGCTGGCAAAGTCGTGATCGTTTGCGGTTATGGTGATGTCGGTAAAGGTTGTGCACAATCACTCCGCGCGCTGGGTGCTACGGTCATGATTACAGAAATTGATCCAATCTGTGCATTACAAGCCGCCATGGAAGGTTACCGAGTCGTAACGCTTGAAGAAGCCGCGCCACTGGCTAACATTTTTGTGACAGCCACTGGCAATATGAGTGTCATTACCCACGATCACATCATGCAAATGAAGAATGAAGCCATTATTTGTAATATTGGGCACTTTGATTCAGAAATTGATATCGCATCTTTGCGTCAATACCCTTGGGAAAATATTAAACCGCAAGTTGACCATGTCATTTTGCCCAATGGCCGTCGTATCATTGTGCTTGCTGAAGGGCGCTTAGTGAACCTCGGTTGTGCTACCGGTCACCCTAGTTTTGTTATGTCGACTTCGTTTACTAACCAAGTTTTAGCGCAAATGGAACTGTGGCAAAACCATGATAACTATCCACTTGGCGTTTATATTTTACCAAAACAATTGGATGAAATGGTGGCTAGATTACATTTAGATAAACTCGATGCCAAATTAACGCAGTTAACGGATGCGCAAGCAAAGTATCTCAATATTGACAAGAAAGGTCCGTATAAACCAGATTACTATCGCTATTAG
- a CDS encoding ABC transporter ATP-binding protein, which produces MARIDLDQVSVAFPVFQVNARSFKKNFLRLATGGNVSKDANEHFVVRSLSDVDLTLRQGDRVGLIGHNGSGKSTLLRLLANIYEPTSGRIKIDGQVSPMLDLMSGIEQEFSGYENILIRGTILGIPRKKIREQMAAIAELTGLGDYLSMPVRTYSSGMMVRLAFAISTSIEPDILLIDEIFGAGDASFMEIARKKMISLLKESNIVVIATHSDTLIKEFCNKALLLESGRVKYFGAVDEALTQYHNRKRR; this is translated from the coding sequence ATGGCACGTATTGACTTAGATCAAGTGAGTGTTGCATTCCCTGTCTTTCAAGTTAATGCGCGTTCATTTAAAAAAAACTTTTTACGCTTAGCAACCGGGGGCAATGTTTCCAAGGATGCTAATGAACATTTTGTCGTGCGATCTCTTTCAGATGTTGATCTTACGCTTAGACAAGGCGATCGCGTCGGTTTAATCGGTCACAATGGATCAGGTAAGAGTACGCTACTTCGTTTGCTGGCCAACATTTATGAGCCAACTTCGGGTCGCATTAAAATTGATGGTCAAGTTTCTCCCATGCTTGATTTGATGAGCGGCATAGAACAAGAATTCAGCGGTTATGAAAATATCTTGATACGTGGCACCATCTTAGGCATTCCGCGCAAAAAAATTAGAGAGCAAATGGCTGCTATCGCAGAACTCACAGGTTTAGGAGATTATTTATCCATGCCTGTTCGCACGTATTCATCCGGCATGATGGTACGTCTTGCCTTTGCCATTTCAACAAGCATCGAGCCCGACATTTTACTTATTGATGAAATTTTTGGGGCAGGTGATGCAAGCTTTATGGAAATTGCGCGAAAGAAAATGATTTCTTTATTAAAAGAATCCAACATCGTCGTTATTGCAACACATTCAGACACACTTATCAAAGAATTTTGTAACAAAGCTTTGTTACTTGAAAGCGGCCGCGTAAAATATTTTGGCGCCGTTGATGAAGCATTAACACAGTATCATAACCGAAAAAGACGGTAA
- a CDS encoding NAD-dependent epimerase/dehydratase family protein, whose translation MSFYKNKNVLVTGGSGLIGRPLVEKLVQAGANVTVVSLDDPKRAPEGVTFKRADLRELSNCLDVCKNQEIVFQLAGVKGSPAMTAKRPASFFVPTISFSINMMEAARRNQVERFLFTSSVGVYAPADIFYEDDVWKTFPSPNDRFAGWAKRMGELQAQAYAIEYGWDKIAIVRPANVYGPYDNFDPNNAMVIPSLIKRALDGESPLTVWGDGSPIRDFIHARDVARGMMLAIEKGINEPINLGSGTGVTIKQIAEIVAAEVPGGPVEIVWDTTKPKGDAKRLMDMQRANSYGFSPEIRIEEGIVETIQWYLANQDHGSNRYNAFTEAALATSVL comes from the coding sequence ATGTCATTTTATAAAAATAAAAATGTCTTAGTTACGGGTGGCAGCGGTTTAATTGGCCGCCCGTTAGTTGAGAAATTGGTACAAGCCGGGGCGAATGTAACGGTCGTTTCATTAGATGACCCGAAGCGAGCGCCAGAAGGTGTTACTTTTAAACGTGCCGATTTGCGTGAATTGAGTAATTGTTTAGACGTCTGTAAAAACCAGGAAATTGTTTTCCAACTAGCGGGTGTGAAAGGCTCTCCTGCCATGACAGCAAAACGCCCCGCTAGTTTTTTTGTTCCCACCATTAGTTTTAGTATCAATATGATGGAAGCAGCACGGCGAAATCAGGTCGAACGATTCTTATTTACGAGTTCAGTGGGTGTCTATGCACCCGCTGATATTTTTTATGAAGATGACGTATGGAAAACGTTTCCTTCACCAAACGATCGTTTTGCAGGTTGGGCTAAAAGAATGGGTGAACTTCAAGCCCAAGCTTATGCCATTGAGTATGGTTGGGACAAAATTGCGATTGTCCGCCCCGCTAATGTCTATGGCCCTTATGATAATTTTGATCCCAATAATGCCATGGTTATCCCCTCCCTTATCAAGCGCGCCCTGGATGGCGAAAGCCCTCTCACCGTATGGGGCGATGGCTCTCCAATCCGAGACTTTATACACGCACGCGATGTGGCCCGTGGCATGATGTTGGCCATTGAAAAAGGCATAAACGAACCTATTAATTTAGGCAGTGGTACCGGCGTCACCATTAAACAAATCGCAGAAATTGTTGCAGCCGAAGTCCCTGGCGGTCCCGTTGAAATTGTTTGGGATACTACTAAACCTAAAGGCGACGCTAAACGCTTGATGGATATGCAACGCGCCAATAGTTATGGTTTTTCCCCTGAAATTAGGATTGAAGAAGGCATTGTAGAAACCATTCAATGGTATTTGGCCAATCAAGACCATGGTTCTAATCGTTATAATGCCTTTACTGAGGCCGCATTAGCGACGTCTGTTTTGTAG
- a CDS encoding aminotransferase class I/II-fold pyridoxal phosphate-dependent enzyme, translating to MMQNNAMLLQSLKKNIEDYCDANFDFRFNPAEPAVHLQEPTFGSEEIFAALETLLSTYTTMGKKVKAFEAQYAEYVNGQYGVMTNSGSSNNLLAVAALSNPVTQDHLKPGDEVIVPALSWSTTVWPVIQCGLVPVFVDCDLNDFNLDLEKLEKAIGPKTRAIKLVHVYGNPCNMDGILALAKKHNLFVIEDCCEAMGALYDGRHVGTFGLVGTYSFFFAHQITTLEGGIAVTNDFNFSETMRILRAHGWSREAVEHQKYVNMYPDIDPRFIFINLGYNLRPTELNAAMGQIQLPKLDGFNDQRRQAAHYLIKNLSQYADYFHFQQETPKAKHVWFGFPIVIKENAPFTVKEITAYLQAHHIDTRPIIAGNMARHPALKMYPHRISGDLEAADTIMRRGFTFACHHAVDRQACDYILETIHAFMANCLNKSNLLQGKAV from the coding sequence ATGATGCAAAATAATGCCATGCTTCTGCAATCCTTAAAAAAGAATATTGAGGATTATTGTGATGCCAATTTTGATTTTCGGTTTAATCCTGCAGAACCAGCTGTTCATCTTCAAGAGCCTACATTTGGTAGTGAAGAAATTTTTGCCGCATTGGAAACATTACTTTCCACTTACACCACGATGGGTAAGAAAGTAAAAGCTTTCGAAGCGCAGTATGCTGAGTACGTCAATGGTCAATATGGCGTAATGACTAATTCTGGCTCATCCAATAATTTATTAGCGGTAGCAGCACTTAGCAATCCGGTAACCCAGGATCATTTAAAGCCTGGTGATGAAGTCATTGTTCCAGCACTATCTTGGTCCACAACTGTTTGGCCCGTTATTCAATGTGGTTTGGTACCGGTTTTTGTTGATTGTGACTTAAATGATTTCAATCTTGATTTGGAAAAATTGGAAAAAGCTATTGGTCCCAAAACACGCGCTATCAAATTAGTCCATGTGTATGGTAATCCTTGCAACATGGATGGCATTTTGGCACTCGCTAAAAAACATAACTTATTTGTGATTGAAGATTGTTGCGAAGCCATGGGCGCCCTGTACGACGGCCGTCATGTTGGAACGTTTGGCTTGGTTGGCACTTACAGTTTTTTCTTTGCCCATCAAATTACAACGCTTGAAGGTGGCATTGCCGTAACTAACGACTTTAATTTCTCTGAAACGATGCGAATTTTACGCGCACATGGTTGGTCAAGGGAAGCTGTTGAACATCAAAAATATGTCAATATGTATCCCGACATTGACCCCCGCTTTATTTTTATCAATTTAGGTTATAACTTACGTCCCACTGAACTCAATGCTGCTATGGGACAAATTCAATTACCTAAACTGGATGGATTTAATGATCAACGACGTCAAGCAGCCCATTACTTAATTAAAAATCTGAGCCAATACGCAGATTATTTTCATTTTCAACAGGAAACACCGAAAGCCAAACATGTTTGGTTTGGCTTTCCCATCGTGATTAAAGAAAATGCTCCTTTTACCGTTAAAGAGATTACCGCTTATTTACAAGCGCACCATATCGATACACGTCCTATCATTGCGGGAAACATGGCAAGACATCCAGCGCTTAAGATGTATCCGCATCGTATAAGCGGAGATTTAGAAGCAGCCGACACGATCATGCGTCGGGGTTTCACTTTTGCTTGTCACCATGCTGTTGATAGACAAGCTTGCGATTATATCTTGGAAACGATTCATGCGTTTATGGCAAATTGCCTGAATAAATCCAATCTTCTTCAAGGAAAAGCGGTATGA
- a CDS encoding kinase yields the protein MIISRTPYRISFFGGGLDYHSWYQTHGACVLSTTINRYCYLQCRTLPPFFKHKSRIVWSKIEEVSDEADIQHPAVRAVLEYLQFKHGVEVLHQGDLPARSGLGSSSAFTVGLLHAMYALRGMISSKRELACEAIHIERDILKENVGVQDQIATAYGGLNKLIIEPNGHFEVMPLVLPNNRLQALHEHLLLFFTGISRTASDIAGDKIQAIPSKSHELHQMRDLVDQAEKILSTDTDITAFGELLHQTWMLKRQISSKIAPAFIDEIYDKARQAGAIGGKLLGAGGGGFMLFFVKPEDKPQVCEALKNLLLVPFEFESSGSQIIFYDNYQSSQMDATRRDYFHLRNQHLEEVHPLQRKRLTRLLAVDEPSIVDKNLKLSGEK from the coding sequence ATGATTATAAGTCGTACCCCCTATCGGATTTCTTTTTTTGGCGGGGGATTGGATTATCACTCATGGTATCAAACTCATGGCGCCTGTGTTCTTTCTACCACTATTAATCGTTACTGTTATTTACAATGCCGCACCTTACCCCCTTTCTTCAAACATAAATCACGTATTGTTTGGTCGAAAATTGAAGAAGTTAGTGATGAAGCGGACATTCAACATCCTGCCGTTCGAGCAGTGCTTGAATACTTACAATTTAAACACGGCGTCGAAGTTTTACACCAAGGCGATTTACCAGCACGGTCAGGGCTTGGCTCAAGTTCGGCTTTCACTGTAGGTTTACTTCACGCGATGTATGCCTTACGCGGCATGATTTCAAGCAAACGCGAACTGGCTTGCGAAGCGATACATATTGAACGTGATATTTTAAAAGAAAATGTAGGTGTGCAAGATCAAATCGCTACCGCTTATGGGGGCTTAAACAAATTAATCATTGAACCCAATGGGCATTTTGAAGTCATGCCTTTAGTGCTTCCCAATAATCGTTTGCAAGCATTGCATGAGCATTTACTGTTATTTTTTACAGGTATTTCACGAACTGCTTCCGATATTGCGGGTGATAAAATTCAAGCCATTCCAAGTAAATCGCATGAACTTCATCAAATGCGTGATCTGGTCGATCAAGCAGAAAAAATCCTGTCTACTGACACCGACATTACAGCTTTTGGTGAGTTGTTGCATCAGACTTGGATGTTAAAAAGACAAATTAGCTCTAAGATTGCACCCGCTTTCATTGACGAAATTTATGATAAAGCGCGTCAGGCAGGGGCTATTGGTGGAAAATTATTAGGTGCAGGCGGCGGGGGCTTCATGCTGTTCTTTGTTAAACCTGAAGACAAACCCCAAGTTTGCGAAGCCTTAAAGAATCTTTTATTGGTACCTTTTGAATTCGAATCAAGTGGTTCCCAAATTATTTTTTATGACAATTACCAATCTAGCCAGATGGATGCTACAAGGCGCGATTATTTTCATTTGCGTAATCAGCATTTAGAAGAAGTCCATCCTTTACAACGCAAGCGATTAACTCGCTTGCTCGCGGTGGATGAACCTTCTATTGTAGATAAAAATTTAAAATTGAGTGGAGAAAAATGA
- a CDS encoding methionine adenosyltransferase — MQTNYLFTSESVSEGHPDKIADQISDAVLDAILEQDLSARVACETFVKTGMVMIGGEITTSAWVDVEQIARNVIRDIGYNSSEMGFDWESCAILSAIGKQSQDIAQGVDRISLEEQGAGDQGIMFGYATNETASYMPAPIFYAHRLMQRQAELRKKGILSWLRPDAKSQVTFRYVNNKPASIDAIVLSTQHHPDIAHQDLVDAVIEDLIRPTLPEEWLTNDTKFYVNPTGRFVIGGPLGDCGLTGRKIIVDTYGGMSRHGGGCFSGKDPSKVDRSAAYACRYVAKNIVASGIADRCEIQLSYAIGMAKPISIHVETFGTGRIDDEAIIQLIRDHFDLRPYGLIKMLDLIKPIYRNTATYGHFGRDDLNVSWEKTDKAALLRSAAKLPLQEAANN, encoded by the coding sequence ATGCAAACAAATTACCTTTTTACATCAGAATCGGTATCAGAAGGTCATCCTGATAAAATCGCCGATCAAATTTCTGATGCTGTATTAGATGCGATTTTAGAACAAGATTTATCTGCCCGTGTTGCATGCGAAACCTTTGTTAAAACCGGCATGGTCATGATCGGCGGCGAAATTACTACTTCTGCTTGGGTTGATGTCGAACAAATTGCTCGCAATGTTATTCGAGATATTGGCTATAACAGCTCAGAAATGGGATTTGACTGGGAATCCTGCGCCATTCTTTCTGCGATTGGTAAGCAATCCCAAGATATCGCTCAGGGTGTAGATCGTATTAGCCTTGAAGAACAAGGTGCCGGTGATCAAGGGATTATGTTTGGTTATGCGACGAATGAAACAGCTTCTTACATGCCCGCTCCAATTTTTTATGCCCATCGTTTAATGCAACGCCAGGCTGAGTTAAGAAAAAAAGGTATTTTGTCCTGGTTACGTCCGGATGCAAAAAGCCAAGTTACTTTCCGGTATGTCAATAATAAACCTGCCAGTATTGATGCAATCGTGCTATCCACACAACATCACCCAGACATTGCCCATCAAGATTTAGTCGATGCTGTGATTGAAGATTTAATTAGACCGACTTTGCCAGAAGAATGGTTAACCAACGATACTAAATTTTATGTTAACCCAACGGGCCGATTCGTAATCGGTGGCCCTTTAGGTGATTGTGGCTTAACCGGTAGAAAAATTATTGTTGATACTTATGGCGGAATGTCGCGCCATGGTGGCGGTTGTTTTTCAGGAAAAGATCCTTCTAAAGTTGATCGCTCCGCTGCTTACGCTTGTCGTTATGTCGCAAAAAATATTGTTGCATCAGGCATTGCGGATCGATGTGAAATTCAGCTTTCTTATGCGATCGGTATGGCGAAGCCTATTTCGATTCATGTCGAAACTTTTGGTACTGGCCGGATTGACGATGAAGCCATTATCCAACTCATTCGCGATCATTTTGATTTACGACCTTATGGTTTGATTAAGATGCTTGATTTGATTAAACCTATCTATCGCAATACCGCAACCTATGGTCACTTTGGTCGCGATGACTTAAATGTCAGTTGGGAAAAAACCGATAAAGCCGCACTATTACGTTCAGCTGCTAAGTTACCTTTACAAGAAGCCGCCAATAACTAA
- a CDS encoding ABC transporter permease: MTALNPDHYSIDAVVNEDTVIFPDITPFQHALADIKDGFAQWRIWLMLAYQDIKLRYRRSVLGPFWLTLSMAITVYTMGFLYGKIFHQDLESYYPFLVAGMLSWSLISTIVMELTEGFLGADVYIKQIKLPYSVYIHRLVSRNMIIFFHNIFVIVPILIIYHTHAKVNLNTLLIIPGLLFIYLNGISFGVILAMIGARYRDVLQIVKSLVQVIFFVTPVMWGPQFLHGRAQFIIDWNPFYAFIELIRAPLLGTVPTLNNMIMVACVTTLGVTLSLWMFIRYRARIVYWL; the protein is encoded by the coding sequence ATGACAGCGCTAAATCCAGATCATTATTCAATTGATGCTGTTGTCAATGAAGATACTGTCATTTTTCCAGATATCACACCCTTTCAACATGCCCTAGCAGATATTAAAGATGGCTTTGCGCAATGGCGCATTTGGTTAATGCTCGCCTATCAAGATATCAAACTCCGTTATCGACGTTCGGTGCTTGGACCTTTTTGGTTGACACTCAGCATGGCGATCACGGTTTATACGATGGGTTTTTTATACGGTAAAATTTTTCATCAAGATTTGGAATCTTATTATCCCTTTTTAGTTGCCGGCATGCTGAGCTGGTCTCTTATCTCAACTATTGTCATGGAATTAACCGAAGGATTTTTAGGCGCCGATGTTTACATTAAACAAATTAAATTACCTTACAGTGTCTATATTCATCGATTAGTTAGCCGCAACATGATTATATTTTTTCATAATATTTTTGTTATTGTGCCGATTCTAATTATTTATCATACGCATGCAAAAGTTAATTTAAATACGTTACTCATTATCCCCGGATTATTATTTATTTATTTAAACGGTATTTCCTTTGGTGTCATTTTGGCGATGATAGGCGCGCGCTATCGCGACGTTCTGCAAATTGTTAAAAGTTTAGTCCAAGTCATTTTCTTCGTAACACCCGTGATGTGGGGCCCACAATTTTTACATGGAAGAGCGCAATTTATCATCGACTGGAATCCTTTTTATGCTTTCATTGAACTCATTCGCGCACCGCTTTTAGGTACGGTTCCCACTCTCAATAACATGATCATGGTAGCTTGCGTTACGACTTTGGGTGTTACATTAAGTTTATGGATGTTTATCCGGTATCGTGCACGCATTGTCTATTGGCTATAG
- a CDS encoding FkbM family methyltransferase yields MSANAFNRLSQNPLFQQTSVYQTFLANPLGFIDVGARGGAHSLVEPIAAITAVLGFEPDLPEYERMLNDASLAASWAKFTLEPLALADCEGDAQLHLLSAATNHSLRRPNGGFTSRYNMVKWQEVGTWDLKTTRLDDVLFGKRQTETYWGEMIKLDTQGTEFEILQGSLQTLSERTVAIVTEVAFCELYQGQKLFSEIEMLLREKQFSFYGFHTTHTRSLKQLDKTKQVGIERAMYADAVFFKDPLPGSFCGAALPTRSLHVLFTAALLLEYYDFALELATKTFATNQPEEIAVIKQLIYDLAHYAPDQTVTEVIKLMEAINKNPAHANLYAGKFVDRKRLYFDYDDVLKVE; encoded by the coding sequence ATGTCAGCTAATGCCTTCAATCGCTTGAGCCAAAATCCATTATTCCAACAAACGTCTGTTTACCAAACATTCTTAGCTAATCCTTTGGGCTTTATTGACGTGGGTGCACGTGGAGGCGCGCATAGTTTAGTTGAACCGATTGCGGCGATCACTGCTGTACTTGGTTTTGAGCCAGACTTACCCGAGTATGAGCGAATGTTAAATGATGCATCGCTTGCGGCCTCATGGGCGAAGTTTACCTTAGAACCCTTAGCACTCGCTGATTGTGAAGGCGATGCGCAACTCCATCTCTTATCAGCTGCGACTAACCATTCTTTACGACGGCCCAATGGTGGCTTTACATCACGCTATAACATGGTGAAGTGGCAAGAAGTTGGCACTTGGGATTTAAAAACGACCCGCCTCGATGATGTGTTATTTGGTAAACGTCAAACTGAAACGTATTGGGGAGAAATGATTAAACTTGATACGCAAGGGACGGAATTTGAAATATTACAGGGGAGTTTACAAACGCTCTCGGAACGCACAGTCGCAATTGTTACCGAAGTTGCATTTTGTGAGTTATATCAGGGACAAAAACTGTTTTCAGAAATTGAAATGCTGCTTCGCGAGAAGCAATTTAGTTTTTATGGATTTCACACCACGCATACCCGTTCTCTGAAGCAGTTAGACAAAACTAAACAAGTCGGCATTGAAAGAGCGATGTATGCCGATGCTGTTTTTTTTAAAGATCCGCTGCCAGGAAGTTTTTGCGGAGCGGCACTACCCACCCGAAGCTTACATGTATTATTTACTGCAGCTCTATTACTTGAGTACTATGACTTTGCCCTCGAACTAGCGACAAAAACCTTCGCAACGAATCAACCGGAAGAAATTGCGGTGATTAAGCAACTCATTTACGATTTAGCCCATTACGCGCCTGACCAAACCGTTACTGAGGTGATTAAATTAATGGAAGCCATTAACAAAAATCCTGCGCATGCAAACCTGTACGCAGGTAAATTTGTGGATCGAAAACGATTATATTTTGATTACGATGATGTTTTAAAAGTTGAGTAG
- a CDS encoding NAD-dependent epimerase/dehydratase family protein has translation MKTKVLICGATGFIGRNLTCQLSQRDDLEVHAVRYKRPEYTCANVTWHQADLRDPEQIDRLIQGMDVLIQAAATTSGSKDIVTRPFIHVTDNAVMNSYLFRAAHEHQLKHVVFFSCTVMYTSSDKALKEEDFDARIPLHPRYFGVGNTKLYIEKMCEFYASISNIKFTAIRHSNIYGPHDKFDLERSHVFGATITKVLSAKEKVVVWGTGDEERDLLYVDDLVHFVEKAIKNQPEPYRLYNCGYGQAISIKHLVQKIVDFSGKNLQIEHDLTQPTIKTSLFLDCQLAKTELGWEVQTDLDTGIQKTIEWWQKNVGEKIQKVA, from the coding sequence ATGAAAACGAAAGTATTAATTTGTGGTGCGACTGGATTTATTGGCCGCAATCTTACCTGCCAATTAAGTCAGCGCGATGATTTAGAAGTGCATGCCGTCCGTTATAAACGACCCGAGTATACTTGCGCCAATGTCACATGGCATCAAGCCGACTTACGAGATCCTGAACAGATTGATCGCTTGATTCAAGGTATGGATGTGCTGATCCAAGCTGCCGCAACAACATCAGGTTCAAAAGACATTGTGACCCGCCCTTTTATCCATGTAACTGATAATGCTGTGATGAATTCTTATTTATTCCGAGCAGCGCATGAGCATCAACTCAAACATGTCGTCTTTTTTAGTTGTACCGTCATGTACACCAGTTCTGATAAAGCGTTGAAAGAAGAAGATTTCGATGCGCGCATCCCGCTTCACCCCCGTTACTTTGGGGTGGGCAATACGAAACTTTATATCGAGAAAATGTGTGAGTTTTACGCCTCTATCTCTAATATAAAATTTACTGCCATTCGTCATTCCAATATTTATGGTCCACATGACAAATTTGATCTTGAACGTAGTCATGTCTTTGGCGCAACGATAACCAAGGTTTTATCAGCCAAAGAAAAGGTTGTGGTTTGGGGCACGGGCGATGAAGAGCGCGACTTATTATATGTCGATGACCTTGTTCATTTTGTTGAAAAGGCGATTAAAAACCAACCTGAGCCTTATCGTCTATATAACTGCGGTTATGGTCAAGCCATATCCATTAAACACTTAGTTCAAAAGATTGTTGATTTTTCAGGGAAAAATTTGCAAATTGAACATGATTTAACGCAGCCTACCATCAAAACAAGCTTGTTTTTGGATTGCCAATTGGCAAAAACAGAGCTTGGTTGGGAGGTGCAAACGGATTTGGACACAGGGATCCAAAAAACGATAGAATGGTGGCAGAAAAATGTAGGCGAGAAAATTCAAAAAGTCGCTTGA